Proteins co-encoded in one Flavivirga eckloniae genomic window:
- a CDS encoding sulfurtransferase, with translation MNIEIPLNKPIVSVEWLHNNLEVDNLIVLDGTINKTFDTSLHQIPKSRFFDIKKEFSVVDAPFPSTFPESEHFQKAARALGINKNSAIVVYDDKGIYSSARVWWLFKAFGYDNVAVLSGGFPAWKKADYQTEPMKLYDGVPGNFEANHKPEYMSFFDDMKHASENRTHHIIDARSAGRFNSLEPEPREGLRMGNIPNSVNLPYTDLLNNGLLKPKESIEKALKEKANKEAPIIFTCGSGITACVLALGATISGYKNISVYDGSWTEWGSLVNE, from the coding sequence ATGAATATAGAAATACCCTTAAATAAACCTATAGTTTCTGTAGAATGGCTTCACAATAATTTAGAAGTCGACAACCTTATTGTATTAGATGGTACTATTAACAAAACCTTTGATACATCGTTACATCAAATACCTAAGTCTCGATTTTTTGACATTAAAAAGGAATTTAGCGTTGTTGATGCACCATTTCCAAGTACATTCCCAGAATCGGAGCATTTTCAAAAAGCAGCCAGGGCTTTAGGAATAAATAAAAACAGTGCTATTGTGGTTTATGATGACAAAGGAATTTATTCTAGCGCACGCGTGTGGTGGTTATTTAAAGCCTTTGGTTACGATAATGTAGCAGTTTTAAGTGGTGGTTTTCCGGCTTGGAAAAAAGCGGATTACCAAACAGAACCTATGAAATTATATGATGGAGTACCGGGTAATTTTGAAGCCAATCATAAACCTGAGTACATGTCCTTTTTCGATGATATGAAACATGCGTCTGAAAATAGAACACATCATATTATTGATGCCAGATCGGCAGGCAGATTTAATAGTTTAGAGCCAGAACCCAGAGAAGGATTACGAATGGGGAACATTCCCAATTCTGTAAACTTACCATATACAGATCTGTTAAACAATGGTTTATTAAAACCTAAAGAAAGTATAGAGAAGGCTCTTAAAGAAAAAGCAAATAAAGAAGCACCTATTATTTTTACGTGTGGTTCGGGTATAACGGCATGTGTATTAGCTTTAGGTGCTACTATTTCTGGTTATAAAAACATATCGGTTTATGATGGTTCATGGACCGAATGGGGTAGTTTGGTTAATGAGTAA
- a CDS encoding N-formylglutamate amidohydrolase yields MEKLALKDIISKICNEEIFEAVSSDYSFTIKIDSYQPYACAAIHDGHQFRKELWKNCTHSAYERWYEEDPETKNMIKSHPIVISGCDSRFEYDLNRPPEEAIFETAWGKQLWEEPLTQCTKDKSLRKHTNFYKVVHTLVSKLEKMFGFCTVYDMHSYNWKRWNREVPTWNLGTSNVDSDRFGAVIEEWRLSLSEMVLPNDIKSTSKINDTFQGNGYFLKYITKNFKNTLVLATEIAKIYCGELEGVIYPEVVKTVEKELITRIPEHALSVYSKFKS; encoded by the coding sequence ATGGAAAAGCTTGCGCTAAAAGATATTATTAGTAAAATTTGCAACGAAGAGATTTTTGAGGCAGTATCCTCAGACTATTCTTTTACCATAAAAATTGATTCATATCAACCCTATGCTTGTGCAGCTATTCACGACGGGCACCAATTTAGGAAAGAACTTTGGAAAAACTGCACACATTCGGCTTATGAGCGTTGGTATGAAGAAGATCCGGAAACTAAGAATATGATTAAATCGCACCCCATTGTTATTTCGGGTTGCGATTCCAGATTTGAATACGATTTAAATAGACCACCAGAAGAAGCCATTTTTGAAACAGCTTGGGGAAAACAATTATGGGAAGAGCCTCTTACCCAATGTACGAAAGACAAAAGCTTAAGAAAACATACTAATTTTTACAAAGTAGTGCATACATTGGTTTCTAAATTAGAAAAGATGTTTGGTTTTTGTACTGTTTACGATATGCATAGTTACAATTGGAAACGCTGGAATAGGGAAGTGCCTACCTGGAATTTAGGAACAAGTAATGTAGATAGCGATCGTTTTGGAGCGGTTATTGAAGAATGGAGGCTAAGCTTGTCTGAAATGGTTTTACCAAATGATATAAAATCCACTTCAAAAATTAACGATACCTTTCAAGGGAATGGGTATTTCTTAAAATATATTACTAAAAACTTTAAAAATACCTTAGTTTTGGCAACAGAAATAGCCAAAATATACTGCGGTGAACTTGAGGGAGTTATATACCCCGAGGTTGTTAAAACAGTAGAAAAGGAGCTCATAACGAGAATACCAGAACATGCTTTAAGCGTGTATAGTAAGTTTAAAAGTTAG
- the gshB gene encoding glutathione synthase translates to MNVCFIMYPWEEINPETDTSLTLIKECVKRKHGVAICSPANLTIRNSVTSASCMVVGRMEKTPSSSKSFYNKAELREEMLPLAGFDVIFFRANPPLDPIMLNFLDSVKDDVFIMNSLEGMREANNKLYTAAFGDAHSNIIPATHVSKSKKYLIRQIKESTADKMILKPLNGFGGSGVILIEKSAMSSINSLLDFYINNSNGTSNYVILQDYIEGADEGDVRILILNGEPVGAMKRVPGTDDHRSNVSAGGSVQKHSLTKAEKALCKQIGPKLVNDGLYFVGIDVIGGKLIEVNVMSPGGITYINKVYKLKTKIEEKVIDFLEMKVLDKLQAFDRRTRLRKTVQDA, encoded by the coding sequence ATGAATGTGTGTTTTATAATGTATCCTTGGGAAGAGATTAATCCCGAAACCGATACATCCCTTACTTTAATTAAAGAATGCGTTAAAAGAAAACATGGTGTGGCCATATGTTCACCAGCTAATTTAACCATTAGAAATAGTGTAACAAGTGCGTCTTGTATGGTGGTAGGTAGAATGGAAAAAACACCTAGTTCCTCAAAATCGTTTTATAACAAGGCAGAATTAAGAGAGGAAATGCTTCCGTTAGCGGGGTTTGATGTAATATTTTTTAGAGCAAACCCACCTTTAGATCCTATTATGCTTAACTTTTTAGATTCGGTTAAAGACGATGTTTTTATTATGAATTCCCTGGAAGGTATGCGTGAAGCCAATAATAAACTCTATACAGCAGCCTTTGGAGATGCTCATAGCAATATTATTCCGGCTACCCATGTATCAAAAAGCAAAAAATATTTAATACGTCAAATAAAAGAATCCACAGCCGATAAAATGATTCTTAAACCTTTGAATGGTTTTGGAGGGTCTGGAGTTATTTTAATTGAAAAATCGGCGATGAGTAGTATCAATTCATTATTGGATTTTTATATCAATAATAGCAACGGAACATCAAACTATGTGATTCTTCAGGATTATATTGAGGGGGCAGATGAAGGAGACGTGCGTATTTTAATTTTAAATGGCGAACCGGTTGGTGCTATGAAACGTGTTCCGGGTACAGACGATCACCGCTCTAATGTCTCAGCAGGAGGTAGCGTGCAAAAACACAGTTTAACAAAAGCAGAAAAAGCCTTATGTAAGCAAATAGGTCCAAAATTGGTAAATGACGGACTTTACTTTGTGGGGATAGATGTTATTGGAGGTAAGTTAATAGAAGTTAATGTGATGTCTCCAGGAGGTATTACCTATATTAACAAGGTTTACAAGCTTAAAACTAAAATAGAGGAAAAGGTTATCGACTTTTTAGAAATGAAAGTTTTGGATAAACTCCAGGCCTTCGATAGACGAACTAGACTTAGAAAGACTGTTCAGGATGCTTAG
- a CDS encoding flavohemoglobin expression-modulating QEGLA motif protein, translating to MKIDKKVANQALIQIDETIDSLVKQIELLSYVNPVNIEEEKARFFSSKYLTDPVFNYPTINFDKFKLHRALFAQPLELIKDVEIKNLYEDIVYEYSGLIQCIETIGDGKKFYYNSLRCFGTPTEKDVENAKFILHFEDEAKDDLIFKPKYSAKQAEVFFKDFSKQYDFTYTIEQSDKISAIAMVLNNIKTLVLNSNHTYSDNEIAVLTNHEIGVHMVTTMNGLMHPLKIFSHGFPNNEETQEGLAVFSEYMSNNLTIKRLKELAYRVIAVDSLAKGYSFSKTFRLLHNQYDLDREEAFYLTLRAHRGGGFTKDYLYLTGLKKIYDYYQEGKDLSVLLTGKVTLEYANEIESLIKKGLAVSAKHITDAFAENKNTNKKVDFILRSLK from the coding sequence ATGAAGATTGATAAAAAGGTGGCTAACCAAGCACTTATACAGATTGATGAAACTATAGATTCTTTAGTTAAGCAAATTGAGTTGCTTAGTTATGTTAATCCTGTTAATATAGAAGAAGAGAAAGCAAGATTTTTTTCATCTAAATATTTAACAGACCCCGTTTTTAATTACCCTACCATTAATTTCGATAAGTTTAAACTGCACAGGGCATTGTTTGCACAGCCTTTGGAGCTCATTAAGGATGTAGAAATTAAAAATCTTTATGAAGACATTGTTTATGAGTATTCTGGACTTATTCAATGTATAGAAACCATAGGGGATGGGAAAAAGTTTTATTATAATAGCTTACGTTGTTTCGGAACACCAACAGAAAAAGATGTAGAAAACGCCAAGTTTATTTTACATTTTGAAGATGAAGCTAAAGACGATCTCATTTTCAAACCAAAGTATAGCGCCAAACAAGCCGAAGTCTTTTTTAAAGACTTTTCAAAGCAATATGATTTCACCTATACCATAGAGCAATCCGATAAAATTTCGGCGATAGCCATGGTATTAAATAACATTAAAACACTTGTTTTAAATAGTAATCATACTTATTCAGATAACGAAATAGCAGTACTTACCAACCATGAAATTGGTGTACATATGGTTACTACCATGAACGGACTTATGCATCCTTTAAAAATATTTTCTCATGGATTCCCAAATAATGAGGAAACACAGGAAGGATTAGCTGTTTTCTCCGAATATATGAGTAATAATTTAACGATTAAACGCCTAAAAGAATTGGCGTATCGGGTTATTGCTGTAGATAGTTTAGCGAAAGGCTATTCGTTTTCTAAAACGTTTAGGTTACTACATAATCAATACGATTTAGATAGGGAAGAAGCTTTTTATTTAACACTACGAGCGCATAGAGGTGGTGGTTTTACCAAAGACTATCTGTACTTAACAGGACTTAAAAAGATTTATGATTACTATCAAGAGGGCAAGGATTTAAGTGTGTTGCTAACGGGTAAAGTAACGCTGGAATACGCCAATGAAATTGAATCTCTTATTAAAAAAGGTTTGGCGGTCTCTGCTAAACATATTACAGATGCCTTTGCTGAAAATAAAAATACCAATAAAAAAGTGGATTTTATTTTAAGGAGTTTAAAATAA